In a genomic window of Helianthus annuus cultivar XRQ/B chromosome 10, HanXRQr2.0-SUNRISE, whole genome shotgun sequence:
- the LOC110884095 gene encoding type I inositol polyphosphate 5-phosphatase 4 isoform X2, with protein MLIIMKVSWPKTLKKWFNVKNKSENFHADDFSYGGGDEVWRNNFSEKEVCSIKESRNTRTERSSKRSVNYLQTNKIDPNLAEVRDVDNYRIFVATWNVAGKSPTNDLNLEDWLHTSPSAHIYVLGFQEIVPLNAGNVLGTEDNGPAKKWLALIQKTLNTLPETTEIFHNPSPTPDPLVESDSDLEDPSSLLNRRLSFQSQCQSMRFTGSDMAIPYSRFESRYSVSDRVVFGTRPSGYDPGVGSSDEDNGSGDSDSGLSYDPVAYCGNFLTEERDKVVENNNKYCLVASKQMVGIYLTIWVKSDLRDHVRNMKVSCVGRGLMGYLGNKGSISISMSLHQTSFCFICSHLTSGQKDGDELRRNCDVMEIMRKTRFPRDQETGDENSPQTILDHDRIIWLGDLNYRIALSYRSAKALVEMRNWRALLEKDQLRIQRRRGRIFQGWNEGCIYFPPTYKYSNNSDRYAGYDTRPKEKRRTPAWCDRILWYGNGLRQMSYVRGESRFSDHRPVYSIFLAEVESINSTQFKKNISYSSRIEVEELLPFSCRYKGLSFY; from the exons ATGCTGATCATAATGAAGGTTTCATGGCCTAAAACACTCAAGAAATGGTTCAATGTGAAGAACAAATCTGAAAATTTTCATGCAGATGATTTCAGTTATGGAG GTGGAGATGAAGTATGGAGGAACAATTTTTCTGAAAAAGAGGTGTGTTCTATCAAGGAAAGCAGAAACACAAGAACAG AAAGATCAAGTAAACGAAGCGTGAATTATCTTCAGACAAACAAGATCGATCCGAATCTTGCAGAAGTTAGGGATGTTGATAACTATAG GATCTTTGTAGCTACTTGGAATGTGGCTGGAAAATCTCCTACAAATGACTTAAATCTTGAAGATTGGTTACACACTTCACCTTCTGCTCACATTTATGTTCTTGG GTTTCAAGAAATAGTCCCATTAAACGCGGGAAACGTACTAGGAACCGAAGACAACGGTCCAGCCAAAAAATGGCTAGCACTCATCCAAAAAACACTCAACACTCTACCCGAAACAACCGAAATATTCCACAACCCATCACCCACACCCGACCCGCTTGTCGAATCCGATTCGGATCTCGAAGACCCATCATCTCTCCTCAACCGTCGGTTATCATTCCAATCACAATGTCAAAGCATGAGGTTCACCGGGAGTGACATGGCAATCCCCTATTCAAGATTTGAGAGTAGATATAGTGTGAGTGATCGGGTCGTGTTTGGGACCCGACCCAGTGGGTATGACCCGGGTGTCGGGTCGTCTGATGAGGATAATGGGTCTGGTGATTCGGATAGTGGGTTGAGTTATGACCCGGTTGCGTATTGTGGGAATTTTTTGACGGAGGAAAGAGATAAGGTGGTGGAGAATAATAATAAGTATTGTTTGGTTGCTAGTAAACAAATGGTGGGGATATATTTGACTATATGGGTGAAGAGTGATTTAAGAGACCATGTGAGAAATATGAAGGTGTCTTGTGTTGGTAGAGGCTTGATGGGTTATCTTGGAAACAAG GGTTCAATATCAATTAGTATGTCATTGCACCAAACAAGCTTTTGCTTCATATGTAGTCACTTAACATCCGGACAAAAGGATGGAGATGAACTCAGAAGAAACTGTGATGTGATGGAGATCATGAGAAAAACTCGGTTTCCACGTGATCAAGAAACAGGAGACGAGAACTCTCCTCAAACAATTCTCGACCACGA TCGAATCATATGGCTCGGTGACTTAAATTACCGAATCGCCCTTTCATATCGGTCAGCCAAGGCCTTGGTCGAGATGCGAAACTGGAGGGCTTTGTTGGAAAAGGACCAG CTTCGGATACAGCGTAGGAGGGGGCGCATATTCCAAGGATGGAATGAAGGGTGTATATACTTCCCTCCAACTTATAAATATTCGAATAATTCAGATCGATACGCAGGATATGATACGCGTCCTAAAGAAAAACGAAGAACTCCTGCATG GTGCGATCGTATCTTGTGGTATGGTAACGGGCTTCGTCAAATGTCTTATGTTCGAGGGGAGTCTAGATTTTCAGATCATAGACCCGTATACAGCATATTTTTAGCAGAAGTCGAATCTATAAACAGTACGCAATTCAAGAAAAACATTAGTTATTCATCTAGGATTGAGGTGGAAGAATTGTTACCATTTTCTTGTAGATATAAAGGTCTTAGTTTCTACTAA
- the LOC110880848 gene encoding protein YLS3, whose product MASNQFEVFSVAMVMLCLCGVTMAQSGCTTALVSLSPCLGYVSGNSSTPSTSCCSQLANVVQSQPQCLCVFTGDGSGAPPGLNINQTLALALPGACTIQTPPVSRCTEGANGPVSSTPSDSPSESGSKTTPGTSAGASSATTISKTLPFYATSVLIFIATIYASY is encoded by the exons ATGGCTTCAAACCAGTTTGAGGTATTTAGTGTAGCCATGGTCATGctatgtctatgtggtgttaCCATGGCTCAATCAGGGTGCACCACCGCACTTGTGAGCTTGAGCCCGTGTCTTGGGTACGTCTCTGGAAACTCATCAACCCCGTCAACTTCTTGTTGCtcacaactagctaacgtggttcAGTCGCAACCACAGTGCCTTTGTGTGTTCACTGGCGATGGCTCAGGTGCACCCCCGGGTTTGAACATTAACCAAACGTTGGCACTCGCGCTACCTGGTGCTTGCACTATCCAAACTCCCCCGGTTAGCCGATGTACCG AGGGTGCTAATGGACCCGTGAGCTCTACGCCATCAGACTCGCCTTCAG AAAGCGGATCAAAGACAACACCGGGAACAAGTGCGGGTGCATCTAGTGCAACTACGATATCTAAAACCCTACCGTTTTATGCCACTTCTGTGTTGATCTTCATAGCAACAATATATGCTTCATATTAA
- the LOC110884095 gene encoding type I inositol polyphosphate 5-phosphatase 4 isoform X1, with protein MRDEFCKKSKVSWPKTLKKWFNVKNKSENFHADDFSYGGGDEVWRNNFSEKEVCSIKESRNTRTERSSKRSVNYLQTNKIDPNLAEVRDVDNYRIFVATWNVAGKSPTNDLNLEDWLHTSPSAHIYVLGFQEIVPLNAGNVLGTEDNGPAKKWLALIQKTLNTLPETTEIFHNPSPTPDPLVESDSDLEDPSSLLNRRLSFQSQCQSMRFTGSDMAIPYSRFESRYSVSDRVVFGTRPSGYDPGVGSSDEDNGSGDSDSGLSYDPVAYCGNFLTEERDKVVENNNKYCLVASKQMVGIYLTIWVKSDLRDHVRNMKVSCVGRGLMGYLGNKGSISISMSLHQTSFCFICSHLTSGQKDGDELRRNCDVMEIMRKTRFPRDQETGDENSPQTILDHDRIIWLGDLNYRIALSYRSAKALVEMRNWRALLEKDQLRIQRRRGRIFQGWNEGCIYFPPTYKYSNNSDRYAGYDTRPKEKRRTPAWCDRILWYGNGLRQMSYVRGESRFSDHRPVYSIFLAEVESINSTQFKKNISYSSRIEVEELLPFSCRYKGLSFY; from the exons ATGAGAGATGAATTCTGCAAGAAAAGCAAG GTTTCATGGCCTAAAACACTCAAGAAATGGTTCAATGTGAAGAACAAATCTGAAAATTTTCATGCAGATGATTTCAGTTATGGAG GTGGAGATGAAGTATGGAGGAACAATTTTTCTGAAAAAGAGGTGTGTTCTATCAAGGAAAGCAGAAACACAAGAACAG AAAGATCAAGTAAACGAAGCGTGAATTATCTTCAGACAAACAAGATCGATCCGAATCTTGCAGAAGTTAGGGATGTTGATAACTATAG GATCTTTGTAGCTACTTGGAATGTGGCTGGAAAATCTCCTACAAATGACTTAAATCTTGAAGATTGGTTACACACTTCACCTTCTGCTCACATTTATGTTCTTGG GTTTCAAGAAATAGTCCCATTAAACGCGGGAAACGTACTAGGAACCGAAGACAACGGTCCAGCCAAAAAATGGCTAGCACTCATCCAAAAAACACTCAACACTCTACCCGAAACAACCGAAATATTCCACAACCCATCACCCACACCCGACCCGCTTGTCGAATCCGATTCGGATCTCGAAGACCCATCATCTCTCCTCAACCGTCGGTTATCATTCCAATCACAATGTCAAAGCATGAGGTTCACCGGGAGTGACATGGCAATCCCCTATTCAAGATTTGAGAGTAGATATAGTGTGAGTGATCGGGTCGTGTTTGGGACCCGACCCAGTGGGTATGACCCGGGTGTCGGGTCGTCTGATGAGGATAATGGGTCTGGTGATTCGGATAGTGGGTTGAGTTATGACCCGGTTGCGTATTGTGGGAATTTTTTGACGGAGGAAAGAGATAAGGTGGTGGAGAATAATAATAAGTATTGTTTGGTTGCTAGTAAACAAATGGTGGGGATATATTTGACTATATGGGTGAAGAGTGATTTAAGAGACCATGTGAGAAATATGAAGGTGTCTTGTGTTGGTAGAGGCTTGATGGGTTATCTTGGAAACAAG GGTTCAATATCAATTAGTATGTCATTGCACCAAACAAGCTTTTGCTTCATATGTAGTCACTTAACATCCGGACAAAAGGATGGAGATGAACTCAGAAGAAACTGTGATGTGATGGAGATCATGAGAAAAACTCGGTTTCCACGTGATCAAGAAACAGGAGACGAGAACTCTCCTCAAACAATTCTCGACCACGA TCGAATCATATGGCTCGGTGACTTAAATTACCGAATCGCCCTTTCATATCGGTCAGCCAAGGCCTTGGTCGAGATGCGAAACTGGAGGGCTTTGTTGGAAAAGGACCAG CTTCGGATACAGCGTAGGAGGGGGCGCATATTCCAAGGATGGAATGAAGGGTGTATATACTTCCCTCCAACTTATAAATATTCGAATAATTCAGATCGATACGCAGGATATGATACGCGTCCTAAAGAAAAACGAAGAACTCCTGCATG GTGCGATCGTATCTTGTGGTATGGTAACGGGCTTCGTCAAATGTCTTATGTTCGAGGGGAGTCTAGATTTTCAGATCATAGACCCGTATACAGCATATTTTTAGCAGAAGTCGAATCTATAAACAGTACGCAATTCAAGAAAAACATTAGTTATTCATCTAGGATTGAGGTGGAAGAATTGTTACCATTTTCTTGTAGATATAAAGGTCTTAGTTTCTACTAA